One Watersipora subatra chromosome 4, tzWatSuba1.1, whole genome shotgun sequence genomic window carries:
- the LOC137394241 gene encoding cytadherence high molecular weight protein 2-like has translation MEQLESLLQGYVDSKGQMKIDLALLRTLLRNISEDRLLDLLKKPEAYDKNLWSPLQLAARKGDIALLECFMENRSCALLCLLDLEDQNILHIAAQANQTNILDYTLHKLREEKKRMDLLTGLSHKIFYTSWDDPIRKFFCDLELAYDESQKIHRANLNPLGDAILNRKFDAIKVILNNVSPEECSVIMKQQLTDFGTVLHLAAAQPNMLEVISLLLQKVPQKDFMEHVTQQDTDGDTPLMISAYAGRIDYAQFFLKIIPSYQEKLKVLDVQNKQMETAEKIAAKEGHKELEKYLSEVKEEPIDLPPTIVKQEASLRAGEDKLIKVKQDIQKAEAKTKNQLSRVKEERASNQQKIYFIREEDENVKRNYDQLWNEHKETTNKLEQKNQQIQKNEESRTSSTNSDYLEEYYQLRTEQDDLKRKMEVEEKELEELQKKKARCERELKELSKKADFMAQKQKRLEKKLEEYRDSIDEVEIKLVKTRQKIRRCEERITNIRDTHYKQSSSQQSSEKNSDVEDQADFDLKYLFIIPVVLVSVALAVMPVLRAVAVGAAGLVGVIALSQFTSPPPLSPDVQGLPTTHGVQPEDAEEEIENNKLIKVIDEWVDTTTKNLLADDETATTSDSMLIDDTDPWIDTTGYELLQEDKKATTRVLSDETAQMGIADLSKIIKPETASSIEKEEVNNTTC, from the exons AGTCACTTTTACAAGGTTATGTAGACTCTAAAGGACAAATGAAAATTGACTTAGCTCTATTAAGAACTCTTTTGAGGAACATATCTGAAGACAGACTGTTGGATCTTCTAAAAAAACCAGAAGCGTACGACAAAAACCTTTGGAGTCCTTTGCAGTTAGCTGCTAGAAAGGGAGACATTGCTCTGCTAGAATGTTTTATGGAAAACCGCAGCTGTGCTCTGCTCTGTTTGTTAGATTTAGAAGATCAAAATATTCTACATATAGCTGCTCAAGCTAACCAGACAAATATCCTAGACTATACCTTACACAAGCTAAGAGAAGAAAAAAAACGAATGGATTTGTTAACAGGTTTATCACACAAAATCTTTTACACGTCGTGGGACGATCCTATAAGAAAGTTTTTTTGTGACCTCGAATTAGCTTATGATGAAAGCCAGAAAATTCATAGAGCCAACCTCAACCCGCTGGGTGACGCTATTTTAAATCGTAAGTTTGATGCAATCAAGGTCATATTAAACAATGTATCTCCAGAAGAGTGCAGTGTGATCATGAAGCAACAACTCACTGATTTTGGAACAGTCCTTCATTTGGCAGCTGCACAACCAAATATGCTCGAAGTTATCAGCCTTCTGCTACAGAAAGTACCACAAAAAGATTTTATGGAACATGTTACTCAACAGGACACTGATGGGGACACACCACTTATGATTTCAGCCTATGCTGGCCGTATTGACTATGCACAGTTTTTTCTGAAGATAATACCATCTTATCAAGAGAAACTCAAAGTCTTGGACGTTCAGAATAAACAGATGGAGACTGCTGAGAAGATAGCAGCTAAAGAAGGTCACAAGGAGTTAGAGAAATATCTCAGTGAGGTCAAAG AAGAACCTATTGATTTACCGCCAACAATTGTTAAACAAGAAGCTAGTTTAAGAGCGGGAGAAGACAAACTGATCAAAGTAAAACAGGATATACAAAAGGCTGAAGCAAAGACAAAAAATCAGCTTAGCAGAGTGAAAGAGGAACGTGCTTCAAATCAGCAAAAGATATATTTCATTCGCGAAGAAGATGAGAACGTGAAGCGCAATTATGATCAGCTTTGGAATGAACATAAAGAAACAACCAACAAACTAGAACAGAAAAACcaacaaattcaaaaaaatGAAGAATCACGGACATCTAGCACAAATTCAGATTATCTTGAAG AATATTACCAATTGAGAACAGAGCAGGATGACCTAAAAAGGAAAATGGAAGTTGAAGAGAAGGAGTTGGAGGAACTACAAAAAAAGAAAGCGAGGTGTGAGCGTGAACTGAAAGAGCTGAGTAAGAAAGCAGACTTCATggcacaaaaacaaaaaaggctTGAGAAAAAACTTGAAGAATACAGAGACTCCATTGATGAGGTGGAAATAAAACTGGTGAAAACCAGACAAAAGATTAGGCGTTGTGAGGAAAGGATTACCAACATAAGAGACACTCACTATAAACAGTCCAGCAGCCAGCAATCCTCTGAAAAAAATTCAGATGTTGAAGATCAGG CTGATTTTGACCTGAAATATTTATTCATCATTCCTGTGGTCTTAGTATCTGTGGCACTTGCAG TCATGCCAGTATTAAGAGCAGTTGCAGTGGGAGCAGCAGGGTTAGTAGGAGTGATTGCTTTATCCCAGTTTACATCTCCCCCTCCACTTTCACCTGATGTTCAAGGTCTACCGACTACTCATGGAGTACAACCAGAGGATGCGGAAGAAGAAATTGAAA ACAACAAGCTCATAAAGGTCATAGATGAGTGGGTAGACACTACGACTAAAAACCTGTTAGCGGATGATGAGACAGCTACCACTAGTG ATAGCATGCTCATAGATGATACAGATCCATGGATAGACACTACCGGCTATGAGCTGTTGCAGGAGGATAAGAAAGCTACAACTAGGG TACTGAGTGATGAGACAGCACAAATGGGAATCGCGGATCTTTCCAAAATCATAAAACCAGAGACTGCTTCTTCTATCGAAAAGGAAGAGGTCAATAATACAACCTGTTAG